The following are encoded together in the Diabrotica undecimpunctata isolate CICGRU chromosome 7, icDiaUnde3, whole genome shotgun sequence genome:
- the LOC140445825 gene encoding enoyl-CoA delta isomerase 1, mitochondrial-like, producing the protein MALRSVFKTNIVKSGMRCFSKEASFVSVTVNDKNGVATLEMQRPPVNSLNYELLSQLSSTLTDLEKNKSRGLILTSKNDGVFSAGLDILEMYKPDQERIKLFWTALQDTWIKLYGSSYPTVALINGHSPAGGCLLALCCEYRVMFKNCTIGLNETQLGIVAPNWFVDSLKNVVGIRKAELALTAGVMYRTEEALNIGLIDEIIENKTEGMARSEAFISRFAKISPVARGLSKKYVRGNTIEDMVKNRKEDLDNFVMFSNQPAVQESLGLYIQSLKKKSKA; encoded by the coding sequence ATGGCTTTAAGAAGTGTTTTTAAAACCAATATAGTGAAAAGTGGTATGAGATGTTTTAGCAAGGAAGCTAGTTTTGTATCTGTAACTGTAAATGATAAAAATGGAGTAGCTACACTGGAAATGCAGAGACCACCGGTAAATAGTTTGAATTATGAACTTCTCAGCCAGCTGTCTTCTACTTTAACGGATCTCGAGAAAAACAAATCAAGAGGTCTTATTTTGACCTCAAAAAATGATGGTGTTTTCAGTGCAGGATTAGATATCTTGGAAATGTATAAACCTGATCAAGAAAGGATTAAATTATTTTGGACTGCTCTACAAGATACATGGATTAAACTATATGGTTCTTCTTATCCAACAGTAGCCCTAATAAATGGTCATTCGCCTGCAGGTGGTTGTCTTTTAGCATTGTGTTGTGAGTACAGAGTGATGTTTAAGAACTGCACTATAGGATTGAATGAAACACAGCTTGGTATCGTGGCTCCCAACTGGTTCGTAGATAGTTTGAAAAATGTGGTTGGAATTAGAAAAGCAGAATTAGCATTAACTGCGGGTGTAATGTATAGAACTGAAGAAGCTCTTAATATTGGGTTAATTGatgaaataattgaaaataaaacagAAGGAATGGCTAGATCAGAAGCATTTATATCCAGATTTGCGAAAATTTCACCTGTTGCTAGAGGTCTTTCTAAGAAATATGTTCGAGGTAACACTATCGAAGATATGGTCAAAAATAGGAAAGAAGATTTAGACAACTTTGTAATGTTTTCTAATCAACCTGCAGTTCAAGAAAGCTTGGGACTTTATATACAAAGTTTGAAGAAGAAGTCAAAGGCATAA